A section of the Mesobacillus jeotgali genome encodes:
- a CDS encoding DMT family transporter, which translates to MKTSRYVGLLMIISGATLWGLSGPMIQWLFQSSELTLNNFLVVRLIMAGIITLGLLYLTQKNIFGIWKHPRSWFQLMIFGVLGMLGAQYAFIETIRVSNAVTAVLFQFLGPVFITIYVAWQTRKLPTMMQFLAVIAALVGTVLLITNGSMETVILSKRAIILGLLTTLGFTFYTLHPISLIKEWGTSVIIGWGMLIGGIVLLVFNPGFSVVQLAQTLTFHTFSMMLLVIISGTVSFILYIGSLNYLSATETSLLSSIEPLVAAMVSILWLNVGFGTTQLLGGFFIVTAVVILSFPDNQQSKKQLQSICINDRRQV; encoded by the coding sequence ATGAAAACATCCCGATATGTCGGACTTTTGATGATAATTAGTGGAGCAACATTATGGGGTCTCTCCGGACCAATGATCCAGTGGCTTTTTCAAAGCAGCGAATTAACTCTGAATAATTTCCTTGTTGTGCGATTAATTATGGCTGGAATCATCACTTTGGGGCTGTTGTATCTCACTCAAAAAAACATTTTTGGCATTTGGAAGCATCCTCGCTCTTGGTTTCAACTCATGATTTTTGGTGTGTTAGGTATGCTTGGCGCCCAGTACGCTTTTATAGAAACCATCCGTGTAAGTAATGCAGTCACAGCAGTATTATTCCAATTTCTTGGTCCAGTTTTCATTACCATTTATGTAGCATGGCAAACAAGAAAACTGCCAACAATGATGCAATTCCTAGCTGTAATTGCAGCCTTAGTTGGAACCGTTCTCCTAATTACAAATGGCTCAATGGAAACTGTCATATTATCGAAAAGGGCCATTATTCTTGGACTACTAACTACACTTGGTTTTACTTTCTACACACTCCATCCTATCTCATTGATCAAGGAGTGGGGAACCTCGGTCATCATTGGTTGGGGTATGTTAATTGGCGGCATTGTCCTGTTAGTATTCAATCCTGGTTTTAGCGTTGTACAATTGGCGCAAACCTTAACATTTCATACATTTTCGATGATGCTTCTTGTGATTATCAGCGGCACAGTTTCTTTTATTCTCTATATTGGCAGTCTGAATTATTTAAGCGCCACGGAAACAAGTTTATTATCCAGTATCGAACCTCTAGTTGCTGCAATGGTCTCTATCCTATGGTTAAACGTAGGGTTTGGCACTACTCAACTATTAGGCGGATTCTTTATCGTTACAGCTGTTGTCATCTTATCGTTCCCGGATAATCAGCAAAGTAAAAAACAACTGCAGAGTATTTGTATTAATGATAGGAGACAGGTTTAA
- the pdxR gene encoding MocR-like pyridoxine biosynthesis transcription factor PdxR, producing the protein MFELTLKFDSYSKEPQYVQLYNYIKQEIDKGRLKPNTKLPSKRKLSRYLKVSQNTIEAAYDQLVAEGYIEGIPRKGYFVCEIEPTFSSAEKNTGYIQEKILKGDVTFDFTHTGVDYHSFPFSVFRKIANDVLRDESKQLLSIGHPQGEYELREEIASYLYESRGVRTSPSQIIIGSGTPTLIRLLFKLLKGSLYAVEDPGYHKRLITFEKGPENVKGIPLDDEGIIITSLNESGANIAFVTPSHQFPCGMIMPISRRKQLLSWAKEKKGRYIVEDDYDSEFRYSGKPIPALQSLDSDEKVIYMGTFSKALLPSLRMAYIVLPKPLMEKYHEHYFHFVQSVSRLDQEIIKRFMQEGSWKKHINKMRIVYNKKRDALITALSNHFPNSIEIIGQDSGLHLLVRTNNGMMEKELIEQAAKYDIKVYPVSDYGLSDYQTILLGFAVLSEEEIYSGVHLLAKAWGG; encoded by the coding sequence ATGTTTGAATTAACACTAAAATTTGATTCGTATAGTAAAGAACCTCAATATGTACAGTTGTATAATTATATTAAGCAAGAGATTGATAAAGGGAGGCTTAAGCCAAATACTAAGCTGCCTTCCAAACGAAAACTTTCTCGGTATCTAAAGGTGAGCCAAAACACTATAGAGGCAGCGTACGACCAGCTTGTTGCCGAAGGATATATCGAGGGAATCCCACGAAAAGGGTATTTTGTTTGTGAAATTGAGCCAACATTTTCTAGTGCTGAAAAAAATACCGGTTATATCCAGGAAAAAATCTTAAAAGGCGACGTCACCTTCGATTTCACTCATACAGGAGTTGATTACCATTCATTTCCTTTTTCTGTTTTTCGAAAAATAGCAAATGATGTTTTAAGGGATGAGAGTAAACAACTGCTGTCGATTGGGCATCCTCAGGGAGAATACGAACTCCGTGAAGAAATTGCCTCTTATCTGTACGAATCCCGTGGCGTCCGGACATCGCCGAGCCAGATAATCATTGGGTCAGGAACACCAACTCTAATACGACTTTTGTTTAAGCTGTTAAAGGGAAGCTTGTATGCTGTTGAAGACCCCGGATACCATAAAAGACTTATAACCTTCGAAAAAGGACCTGAAAATGTGAAGGGAATTCCGCTTGATGATGAAGGAATCATCATAACCAGCTTAAATGAAAGTGGCGCTAATATCGCTTTTGTTACGCCGTCACACCAATTTCCTTGTGGAATGATAATGCCGATATCAAGGCGTAAGCAGTTATTGAGTTGGGCTAAGGAAAAAAAGGGACGATACATCGTCGAGGATGATTATGACAGTGAATTTCGTTATTCAGGCAAACCTATCCCTGCATTACAAAGTCTGGATTCCGATGAAAAAGTAATCTATATGGGTACATTTTCTAAAGCGTTGCTGCCGTCCCTGCGCATGGCTTATATTGTCCTTCCCAAACCGTTAATGGAAAAGTACCATGAACATTACTTTCACTTCGTTCAGTCTGTGTCTCGTCTAGACCAAGAGATCATAAAAAGATTTATGCAGGAAGGCAGCTGGAAAAAACATATTAACAAAATGCGAATTGTTTACAATAAAAAAAGAGATGCACTAATCACTGCGCTTTCGAATCATTTCCCAAATTCAATTGAAATTATCGGCCAGGATTCTGGATTGCATCTACTAGTCCGCACGAATAACGGTATGATGGAAAAAGAGCTTATTGAACAGGCTGCTAAATATGATATCAAAGTTTATCCTGTATCAGATTATGGTCTAAGTGACTATCAAACCATTCTATTGGGTTTTGCAGTATTATCTGAGGAAGAGATCTATTCGGGAGTTCACTTGTTGGCGAAAGCCTGGGGTGGGTAG
- a CDS encoding YunG family protein: MKEAAIMKLQEAFLKSWSKKTSSKWTKDNPAKGQCGVTALVVNDLLGGQISKTLLPEGWHFYNEINGVRYDFTVSQFNEDIRYMDIPSNREEALLDTNQKQYHCLMQSVKMHL; encoded by the coding sequence ATGAAGGAAGCAGCAATTATGAAACTGCAAGAAGCATTCTTAAAATCTTGGTCAAAAAAAACAAGTTCCAAATGGACTAAAGACAATCCTGCTAAAGGCCAATGCGGTGTAACGGCGTTAGTAGTAAATGATTTGCTTGGCGGACAAATAAGTAAGACCTTGTTACCTGAAGGCTGGCATTTTTACAACGAAATCAATGGGGTACGATATGATTTTACCGTTTCACAGTTCAATGAAGATATCAGGTATATGGACATACCGTCAAATAGAGAAGAGGCCCTCTTGGATACAAATCAGAAACAATATCACTGTTTGATGCAAAGTGTAAAGATGCATTTATAA
- a CDS encoding VOC family protein — MSNSFIEQVHYIRIPVKNLEQSAQWYRDILGLQLLSITEDPFAIIKVNEGPFLLILVPTDDDTFAHFTIGNAPAFSIGFTSPELSKFHTHLIENGVKVEDIKENNGHAFFYFFDLNGNKLQVHW, encoded by the coding sequence ATGAGTAATTCATTTATTGAACAAGTACATTATATTAGAATCCCGGTAAAAAATTTAGAGCAATCTGCACAGTGGTATAGAGATATATTAGGGCTTCAATTATTATCCATTACTGAGGATCCATTTGCCATTATAAAAGTAAATGAGGGACCTTTTCTACTTATTCTAGTCCCTACTGATGATGATACATTTGCACATTTTACAATTGGTAATGCCCCAGCCTTTAGCATTGGTTTTACAAGTCCAGAATTATCTAAATTTCATACTCACCTTATTGAAAATGGTGTGAAGGTTGAGGATATAAAAGAGAATAATGGACATGCCTTTTTTTATTTTTTTGATTTAAATGGCAATAAACTTCAAGTACACTGGTAA
- a CDS encoding DinB family protein, translating to MIKFFEYNWQVRDEWFDWCKQLTIEDLLRTRKGGVGNILYTLFHIIDVEYSWIRGIQGKEDVVFQFADYNTLKKVKSLSDKLHTEIVEFLKTNMDDVKEKSVSVPWDEAKYAVNDILHHIIAHEIHHIGQLSIWSREVELQPVSSNFVGRNFKSV from the coding sequence ATGATAAAATTTTTTGAATATAACTGGCAAGTAAGAGATGAGTGGTTTGACTGGTGCAAGCAACTAACAATTGAGGATTTGTTAAGGACTCGTAAGGGAGGAGTAGGAAATATTTTATATACACTTTTCCATATAATTGATGTGGAATATAGTTGGATTCGTGGTATTCAGGGGAAAGAGGATGTAGTATTTCAGTTTGCTGATTATAATACACTTAAAAAGGTTAAATCTCTATCAGATAAATTACATACGGAAATAGTTGAATTTCTAAAAACAAATATGGATGACGTAAAAGAAAAGAGTGTCAGTGTGCCTTGGGATGAAGCAAAATATGCTGTGAATGACATACTTCACCATATTATTGCACATGAAATTCATCATATAGGCCAACTTTCTATTTGGTCTAGAGAAGTGGAACTGCAACCAGTATCCTCTAATTTCGTTGGCAGAAATTTTAAATCTGTCTAA
- a CDS encoding DUF421 domain-containing protein yields MEILYYPFIVFTVGYLLLRVTGKKAVSQMHTFDLLYIFVLTNIISAPVEESKMENALLDAVIIVILYKILIRLSLHNKLRWILYERPTVLIRNGDIDRKGLKKVRMPMNELLSHLRVKGYTDTQNIAMATMEETGSISVIPKSEYRPVQPNDLNLMTQKEYVPIPLIMDGQVIYHNLKYLQLEQSWLSNEVRKTGKSVENIMLATYLKDGKLFIDDNELQKHNYDPYYYEPGNENY; encoded by the coding sequence GTGGAAATATTATATTATCCATTTATTGTTTTTACTGTTGGTTATTTGCTGTTAAGAGTAACGGGAAAAAAGGCTGTATCCCAAATGCATACTTTCGATTTACTATATATATTTGTCTTGACCAATATTATTAGTGCGCCAGTAGAGGAAAGTAAAATGGAAAATGCATTATTAGATGCGGTTATAATTGTAATTCTTTATAAAATTTTAATTCGATTATCTTTACATAATAAATTAAGATGGATTTTATATGAAAGACCAACAGTGTTAATACGAAATGGAGATATTGATCGAAAAGGGCTAAAAAAAGTGCGGATGCCTATGAATGAATTATTGTCACATTTAAGGGTTAAAGGATATACGGATACGCAAAATATTGCAATGGCGACTATGGAGGAAACGGGCAGTATTAGCGTTATTCCTAAGTCGGAATATCGTCCAGTCCAACCCAATGATTTAAATTTAATGACACAGAAAGAATATGTTCCAATTCCATTGATAATGGACGGTCAAGTTATTTACCATAATTTAAAATATCTGCAATTAGAACAAAGCTGGCTTAGCAATGAGGTGAGGAAAACAGGTAAAAGTGTCGAAAACATTATGTTAGCCACCTATTTAAAAGATGGCAAGTTATTTATAGACGATAATGAATTGCAAAAACATAATTATGATCCATATTACTACGAGCCAGGAAATGAAAATTATTGA
- a CDS encoding lipid II flippase Amj family protein: MELITNKVVLISVFLLVVTTIETLAYSTRISGARVKLIATALSLFSTLVIISRFSTMIQQPLTAKLIAEAPDTNKLQFIEEQYRILIGVTSIGVLLGIALFPTFINIFSRAIIQLSKERGSLVSLFVKQFNVSGFKKVIKCDRIPRWSYLNGVTLKTIPKRLFLINVIISAVFTTGVLSSIYASMLVPSDYAQAALMSSGIINGIATILLTLFVDPKASVLADRVVNNQSQYIYLKSYSLTMVSSKLVGTIAAQLIFIPAAYYVAWFAKWI, translated from the coding sequence ATGGAACTAATCACAAACAAAGTCGTTTTAATATCTGTATTCTTATTGGTTGTAACTACGATAGAAACATTAGCTTATTCTACAAGAATATCAGGGGCTAGGGTGAAGTTAATTGCTACTGCCTTATCTTTATTTAGTACACTAGTGATTATTTCAAGATTTTCAACGATGATACAGCAGCCCTTAACCGCTAAACTCATTGCAGAGGCTCCCGATACAAATAAACTTCAATTCATTGAGGAACAATACAGGATTTTAATCGGTGTTACATCCATTGGTGTTTTACTTGGTATCGCTTTGTTCCCCACTTTTATAAATATTTTCTCAAGAGCAATTATACAGCTATCTAAAGAGCGTGGTTCTTTAGTTTCACTATTTGTCAAACAATTCAATGTCTCTGGTTTTAAAAAAGTTATTAAATGTGACAGGATTCCAAGATGGTCATACCTTAACGGAGTAACTTTAAAGACCATTCCTAAACGTCTTTTTTTAATTAACGTTATTATTTCTGCAGTTTTTACGACAGGTGTCCTTTCTTCGATTTATGCTTCAATGTTAGTCCCAAGTGATTATGCCCAGGCTGCATTGATGTCATCTGGAATTATTAATGGAATCGCGACTATTCTTCTAACCTTGTTTGTAGACCCTAAAGCTTCTGTTTTGGCTGATAGGGTAGTTAACAATCAAAGTCAGTATATATACTTGAAAAGTTATTCTCTCACAATGGTTAGCTCCAAATTGGTGGGGACGATTGCTGCTCAGTTAATATTCATTCCAGCTGCGTATTATGTCGCTTGGTTCGCTAAATGGATCTAG
- a CDS encoding helix-turn-helix transcriptional regulator — MPKIDNMLAILWMLRSGEKITAKQISEKLEMNIRTVYRYIDTISTSGVPIISEPGHNGGYTLLNNFIEAPLFFDFEEQTSLFHAAVFAEEAGYYGGEALNRAISKLSKYSNQEQETKINQHLTSLEVINRLSSLSKEPFLKELEQAVADGYSVKILYHKSGEKQLNYRVVDPYRIIYWNNKWYVIGFCQLRNEIRSFRVNRIENLMLTENKFNRPENFSARDFFIKSLLPTIEDKEGIISLVINGDKNVLDDICQHWFLGHYLQERTSNQAVFLLEKDIIHTYVPYLLLPYNKSIKVIEPISLKKRLIEVLSELIKFHQV; from the coding sequence ATGCCTAAAATTGACAATATGTTAGCAATTCTATGGATGCTTCGTTCAGGTGAAAAAATTACTGCAAAACAAATTTCAGAAAAGTTAGAGATGAATATAAGGACTGTGTATCGTTATATTGATACCATTTCAACAAGTGGCGTACCTATAATTTCAGAACCTGGACATAACGGTGGATACACTTTATTGAACAACTTTATTGAGGCTCCTCTTTTTTTTGATTTTGAGGAGCAAACTTCCCTATTCCACGCTGCTGTTTTTGCAGAAGAAGCCGGATATTATGGAGGTGAAGCACTTAATAGGGCTATTTCAAAACTAAGTAAATACTCAAATCAAGAGCAGGAAACAAAGATAAATCAACATTTAACTAGTCTTGAAGTAATAAATCGATTAAGTTCACTCTCTAAGGAACCTTTTTTGAAAGAGTTGGAGCAGGCCGTTGCTGACGGGTACTCCGTAAAAATTCTTTACCATAAAAGTGGCGAAAAGCAATTAAATTATAGAGTGGTCGATCCGTACAGAATTATCTATTGGAATAATAAGTGGTATGTGATTGGATTTTGTCAGCTTAGGAATGAAATCCGTAGTTTTAGAGTCAATCGAATTGAAAATCTAATGCTAACCGAAAATAAGTTTAACCGGCCAGAAAATTTTTCAGCTCGTGACTTTTTTATAAAAAGTCTTCTTCCTACTATAGAAGATAAGGAAGGGATTATTTCTTTGGTTATTAATGGGGATAAAAATGTATTGGATGATATTTGCCAACATTGGTTTTTAGGACATTATTTACAAGAACGGACTTCAAATCAAGCAGTTTTTCTTCTTGAAAAAGATATAATACATACATATGTACCTTATTTACTTTTACCGTACAATAAATCTATTAAAGTTATTGAGCCAATAAGTCTTAAGAAAAGACTTATTGAAGTTCTGTCGGAATTAATAAAATTTCATCAAGTATGA
- a CDS encoding type 1 glutamine amidotransferase family protein, which translates to MQTKKVFLYVFNKMSDWEYGYLIAELNSGRYFKKDLSPLSVITVGANNEMITTMGGLSIKPDISLEECTLESKDLLILPGGTTWSEEIHQPILERIGQALKIGTIVAAICGATEALANRGYLDTRKHTSNNLEYTKMVCPNYKGEEFYEVGSAAADANLITASGIAPLEFAMEVLKKLDVFAPDTLHSWYNLNKTHKPEYYFQLMNSINSRAEKST; encoded by the coding sequence ATGCAAACAAAAAAAGTTTTTCTATATGTATTTAATAAAATGTCGGACTGGGAATATGGATATTTAATTGCTGAACTAAACTCAGGAAGATATTTCAAAAAAGATTTATCACCTTTAAGTGTAATTACAGTAGGAGCTAATAATGAAATGATTACTACTATGGGAGGACTGAGCATAAAACCAGATATTTCCCTTGAGGAATGTACTCTTGAGAGTAAAGATCTTTTAATTTTACCAGGAGGGACTACTTGGAGTGAAGAAATTCATCAACCTATCTTGGAAAGAATTGGCCAAGCTTTAAAAATTGGCACTATTGTTGCTGCAATTTGTGGTGCAACTGAGGCCCTTGCGAATAGGGGATACTTAGATACTAGAAAGCATACAAGTAATAATTTAGAATACACTAAAATGGTATGTCCTAACTATAAAGGAGAAGAGTTCTATGAGGTGGGATCAGCCGCAGCTGATGCGAATTTAATTACTGCATCAGGAATAGCTCCTCTGGAATTTGCGATGGAAGTACTGAAAAAATTAGATGTATTTGCACCAGATACATTACATTCTTGGTATAACCTAAATAAGACTCATAAACCTGAATACTACTTCCAGTTAATGAATTCAATAAATAGCCGAGCTGAAAAATCTACTTAG
- a CDS encoding sensor histidine kinase, protein MKTLYRKFIIATLLILGISIIIAFILANWVYMTSTKGRIDRQNVIIAEEMASSLQQMHSTSHVSFVAYLDSVSKLGYQIYVLSESGEEFFFGEPFSKKNLPPEAMSVIKDKEIYHGMDLSNAGWMMMSHFSNQLDNTVGVPFTIADENFGLYLRPNNKLLFSDVHVIFAWFFVAVSIVSISGVIWFAKHLIKPITKLTEATREITRENFNFPLNIYRKDEIGQLAESFGIMQTQLQHNDEARKSFINNVSHDFQSPLMNIQGYAELLKTQKLDEEHLEYVEIIDQESKRLSNLTKQLLLLTSLDQKSYPMKLGVTRIDTQIKETVRRHQWRLEEKEIEISYQLPPSPIQADPELLMTVWDNLLTNAIKYNQNGGSIFIKITQNDDYTAIIFKDTGIGMTEEQASKVFERFYRVDAARKKDGTGLGLSIVKHIIELHDGTIEVESEIQMGTSFTIKLPIEKQTEE, encoded by the coding sequence ATGAAAACTTTATACAGGAAGTTCATCATCGCAACCCTTCTCATCCTTGGAATCAGCATTATCATAGCTTTTATTTTGGCCAATTGGGTCTATATGACCTCGACAAAAGGAAGAATCGATCGGCAGAATGTGATCATTGCTGAAGAGATGGCCTCGAGTCTTCAACAAATGCATTCTACCAGTCATGTAAGCTTCGTGGCTTATCTTGATTCGGTCAGTAAACTGGGGTATCAAATCTACGTATTAAGTGAATCGGGTGAGGAATTCTTTTTCGGCGAACCTTTTTCAAAAAAGAACCTTCCACCTGAGGCAATGTCGGTGATTAAAGATAAAGAAATTTACCACGGGATGGATCTTTCAAATGCTGGCTGGATGATGATGAGCCATTTTTCAAACCAGCTTGATAATACCGTGGGCGTTCCCTTCACAATTGCTGACGAGAACTTTGGCTTATACCTGAGGCCAAATAATAAACTATTATTTTCAGATGTTCATGTCATTTTCGCCTGGTTTTTTGTTGCTGTTTCAATCGTGAGTATCAGCGGAGTCATCTGGTTTGCCAAGCACCTGATCAAACCAATCACCAAACTGACAGAAGCCACCAGGGAAATCACAAGGGAAAATTTCAACTTCCCTTTGAACATCTATCGCAAAGATGAAATTGGCCAGCTTGCCGAAAGCTTCGGCATCATGCAGACGCAGCTGCAGCATAATGATGAAGCGCGTAAATCGTTCATCAATAATGTGTCCCATGACTTTCAATCACCTTTGATGAATATTCAGGGATACGCAGAGCTTTTAAAAACACAGAAGCTTGATGAGGAGCACCTTGAATATGTTGAAATAATAGACCAGGAATCCAAGAGGCTGTCCAATCTGACGAAACAATTGCTGCTTCTTACTTCCCTGGATCAAAAATCCTACCCGATGAAGCTTGGTGTCACAAGGATTGACACACAGATCAAGGAAACAGTAAGACGGCATCAGTGGCGGCTGGAGGAAAAAGAGATTGAAATTTCTTACCAGCTCCCCCCTTCCCCGATTCAGGCGGACCCTGAACTGCTTATGACGGTATGGGACAACCTGCTCACGAATGCGATTAAATACAATCAAAACGGCGGCAGTATTTTTATCAAGATTACTCAGAATGATGATTACACCGCCATCATCTTCAAAGACACCGGAATCGGCATGACTGAGGAACAGGCCTCAAAGGTCTTCGAACGCTTTTATCGAGTCGATGCAGCCCGAAAGAAGGATGGCACGGGTTTAGGATTGTCAATCGTCAAACATATTATCGAGTTACACGATGGAACAATTGAAGTGGAGAGCGAGATTCAAATGGGTACGTCTTTTACGATAAAGCTACCGATAGAAAAACAAACGGAGGAATAA
- a CDS encoding response regulator transcription factor produces the protein MRILVVDDDANIQRLVTIHLTQEGYQVFRANDAEEALSLLENHNVDLAIVDVMMPGMNGFELTKILTSDWEIPVILLTAKGQLSDKEEGFLSGTEDYIVKPFEVKELLFRVAVVLRRMQRVIDSIIQVGNMKIDRNSFEVEINQETILFPLKEFELLSILASRMNKTTPRAALIEQAWGADYEGSEQTLNTHINRIRDRLKKHQACVEIQTIRGIGYRLEELK, from the coding sequence ATGAGAATTTTGGTTGTAGATGATGATGCAAATATCCAAAGACTTGTGACCATCCATTTAACCCAGGAAGGTTATCAGGTGTTCAGGGCAAACGATGCCGAGGAAGCTTTGTCCTTGCTTGAGAATCACAATGTAGACCTGGCGATTGTCGATGTAATGATGCCCGGCATGAATGGCTTCGAACTGACTAAAATCCTGACCAGTGACTGGGAGATTCCCGTCATCCTCCTCACCGCAAAAGGCCAGTTAAGCGATAAAGAAGAAGGATTCCTGTCGGGTACTGAGGATTATATTGTAAAGCCATTCGAAGTGAAGGAACTTTTATTTAGAGTCGCCGTGGTCTTGAGAAGGATGCAGCGAGTTATCGATTCGATCATACAGGTCGGAAATATGAAGATTGATCGAAACAGTTTTGAGGTGGAGATCAATCAAGAAACGATTCTTTTTCCTCTTAAGGAATTCGAGCTATTAAGCATTCTGGCCTCACGGATGAATAAAACCACTCCCCGTGCGGCTTTAATTGAACAAGCCTGGGGAGCTGACTATGAAGGCAGTGAACAAACACTCAACACTCATATCAATCGGATTCGTGACCGGCTGAAGAAGCACCAGGCTTGTGTAGAAATTCAGACAATCCGCGGAATTGGTTACAGACTAGAGGAATTGAAATGA